A portion of the Cryptomeria japonica chromosome 5, Sugi_1.0, whole genome shotgun sequence genome contains these proteins:
- the LOC131032740 gene encoding wall-associated receptor kinase 3-like isoform X2: protein MLLQTQMDCRVLVLSVICVCMVGFTSAAECVPEKCGNWEVSYPFYINNSDCGYHGFQINCTMDNSTGKMALFLPADIAVRDGDGTSTAYFKIMETNHSGYIVIDSSSLKASSCQQEADAFKRFHLPGPFYFSMSDKFVVAGCNTTGNYTYGDRRGEARCISSCYPQIDPPYCRYGCCEITVPDNNWKITFTSEGEGDGICGFSTIMDPSTFRVADNKTDLSWGDVQKAYYGLRLNWGIGDMNCSMAEGTEDYSCSTNAKCLASPSRNGHVCGCLPGYKGSGYFNGTRCIDIDECSSEGVNMCVGVEDGGKCTNLEGFYSCSCAKGYIGDGFRNGTRCVSKISNDLRTAIIASGLLWWRRIRRLENARLKNFEENGGKELENLLDSMGGKKSLKLFSERELETASKNYSMIIGNGGFATVYKGVLEDLTPIAIKTPKSISKEEFKNEIAILSHISHRNVVKLFGCCLQTKPPSVVYEFVPNGTVFEHLHSKEKELSWETRRQIAIETAEAIAYIHDQASQRIFHRDIKSSNILLDNTFTPKVADFGISRLRPSADGQLSTRHCSGTPGYMDPDFKTSNKFTDKSDVFSFGVVLVELLTGLRPLLSTGNLYDYFLSKINDKCLTEILDVKVKNRENQGQMESMASLAQECLRKEAKSRPSMRDVVDKLYWIRFATKESSDLNQAGLNCDTSPSTSDNFNSVPNCPTAASDCPSSIRISSKQSRLAEHTNNPTCYHSLTTYPDCPTTSSNCPTTSSDCPTTPFLQIEMSDKHAR, encoded by the exons ATGTTGTTGCAAACGCAAATGGATTGTCGAGTGTTGGTTCTCTCTGTAATTTGTGTATGTATGGTGGGCTTCACTTCTGCTGCAGAATGTGTTCCTGAGAAGTGTGGTAATTGGGAAGTGAGTTACCCTTTCTATATTAATAATTCTGATTGTGGATACCATGGTTTTCAGATCAATTGCACCATGGATAACTCTACTGGGAAGATGGCTCTATTTCTTCCTGCGGATATCGCAGTAAGAGATGGTGATGGCACTTCAACAGCTTATTTTAAGATTATGGAGACCAATCATTCtggttatattgtcattgattcgAGTTCCCTTAAAGCGTCTTCGTGTCAGCAAGAGGCAGACGCATTCAAGCGATTTCACTTACCTGGGCCTTTCTATTTTTCCATGTCGGATAAATTTGTGGTGGCTGGTTGCAATACAACTGGTAATTACACATACGGGGACCGAAGGGGAGAAGCCAGATGTATCTCTTCATGTTACCCTCAAATTGATCCACCATACTGCCGCTATGGCTGTTGTGAAATTACTGTTCCAGATAATAATTGGAAGATAACATTCACAAGCGAAGGCGAAGGTGATGGAATCTGTGGCTTCTCTACCATAATGGATCCCTCCACCTTCAGGGTAGCCGACAATAAAACCGATCTCTCTTGGGGAGATGTTCAGAAGGCTTATTATGGTCTGCGCTTGAACTGGGGTATCGGCGATATGAATTGCTCAATGGCTGAAGGAACTGAAGATTATTCTTGCTCCACTAACGCAAAATGCCTCGCCTCTCCGTCAAGAAATGGGCACGTATGCGGATGCCTTCCTGGATATAAAGGATCTGGTTACTTTAACGGTACTCGTTGTATAG ACATAGACGAATGCAGTAGTGAAGGGGTCAATATGTGCGTGGGAGTAGAGGATGGAGGAAAATGCACTAATTTGGAAGGTTTCTACAGTTGTTCATGTGCGAAGGGATATATAGGAGACGGCTTTCGCAATGGGACAAGATGTGTATCCAAAATCTCTAACGACCTCAGAACTGCAATCATAG CTTCTGGACTATTATGGTGGCGGAGGATACGTCGTTTGGAAAATGCGAGATTGAAGAACTTCGAGGAGAATGGCGGGAAAGAGTTGGAGAATCTGCTCGATTCCATGGGAGGGAAAAAAAGCCTCAAACTGTTTTCTGAAAGAGAGCTGGAAACAGCTTCCAAAAATTATTCAATGATAATAGGGAATGGTGGCTTTGCAACTGTCTACAAAGGAGTTCTTGAGGATCTCACACCCATAGCAAttaaaacacccaaatcaatttCAAAAGAGGAGTTTAAGAACGAAATTGCAATTCTGTCCCATATTAGTCACAGAAATGTAGTGAAATTGTTCGGTTGTTGTTTGCAAACTAAACCCCCATCTGTTGTATATGAATTTGTTCCCAATGGGACAGTGTTTGAGCATCTACATTCCAAAGAAAAGGAATTGTCATGGGAGACAAGGCGCCAGATTGCCATTGAAACCGCAGAAGCCATAGCCTATATACATGATCAAGCCTCTCAACGCATTTTCCATCGGGATATAAAATCTTCAAATATTTTGCTAGACAACACATTCACACCAAAAGTAGCAGACTTCGGTATTTCTCGACTACGTCCTTCAGCTGATGGGCAGTTGAGCACCAGGCATTGCTCTGGCACTCCAGGCTATATGGATCCTGATTTTAAGACTAGCAACAAATTCACAGACAAGAGTGATGTTTTCAGCTTCGGTGTAGTTTTGGTGGAGCTTCTCACTGGTTTGAGGCCGTTGTTGTCTACCGGTAATTTGTATGACTATTTCCTGTCTAAAATAAATGACAAGTGCCTCACTGAAATTTTAGATGTAAAAGTGAAGAACAGGGAAAACCAAGGGCAGATGGAAAGTATGGCAAGCTTAGCACAAGAATGTTTGCGAAAGGAAGCAAAATCAAGGCCGTCGATGAGAGATGTAGTGGATAAACTTTACTGGATAAGATTTGctacaaaagagtctagtgatctAAACCAAGCTGGGCTAAACTGTGATACTTCGCCAAGTACTAGTGATAATTTCAACAGCGTACCAAATTGTCCAACAGCTGCTTCAGATTGTCCCTCTTCGATAAGAATCTCTTCAAAACAGTCGAGGCTTGCGGAGCACACCAATAATCCTACTTGTTACCACAGCCTAACAACTTATCCAGATTGTCCTACAACTAGTTCAAATTGTCCTACAACTAGTTCAGATTGTCCTACCACTCCATTCCTTCAGATTGAGATGTCAGATAAGCATGCTCGATGA
- the LOC131032740 gene encoding wall-associated receptor kinase 3-like isoform X1: MLLQTQMDCRVLVLSVICVCMVGFTSAAECVPEKCGNWEVSYPFYINNSDCGYHGFQINCTMDNSTGKMALFLPADIAVRDGDGTSTAYFKIMETNHSGYIVIDSSSLKASSCQQEADAFKRFHLPGPFYFSMSDKFVVAGCNTTGNYTYGDRRGEARCISSCYPQIDPPYCRYGCCEITVPDNNWKITFTSEGEGDGICGFSTIMDPSTFRVADNKTDLSWGDVQKAYYGLRLNWGIGDMNCSMAEGTEDYSCSTNAKCLASPSRNGHVCGCLPGYKGSGYFNGTRCIDIDECSSEGVNMCVGVEDGGKCTNLEGFYSCSCAKGYIGDGFRNGTRCVSKISNDLRTAIIGSISSFVGVSVVASGLLWWRRIRRLENARLKNFEENGGKELENLLDSMGGKKSLKLFSERELETASKNYSMIIGNGGFATVYKGVLEDLTPIAIKTPKSISKEEFKNEIAILSHISHRNVVKLFGCCLQTKPPSVVYEFVPNGTVFEHLHSKEKELSWETRRQIAIETAEAIAYIHDQASQRIFHRDIKSSNILLDNTFTPKVADFGISRLRPSADGQLSTRHCSGTPGYMDPDFKTSNKFTDKSDVFSFGVVLVELLTGLRPLLSTGNLYDYFLSKINDKCLTEILDVKVKNRENQGQMESMASLAQECLRKEAKSRPSMRDVVDKLYWIRFATKESSDLNQAGLNCDTSPSTSDNFNSVPNCPTAASDCPSSIRISSKQSRLAEHTNNPTCYHSLTTYPDCPTTSSNCPTTSSDCPTTPFLQIEMSDKHAR; this comes from the exons ATGTTGTTGCAAACGCAAATGGATTGTCGAGTGTTGGTTCTCTCTGTAATTTGTGTATGTATGGTGGGCTTCACTTCTGCTGCAGAATGTGTTCCTGAGAAGTGTGGTAATTGGGAAGTGAGTTACCCTTTCTATATTAATAATTCTGATTGTGGATACCATGGTTTTCAGATCAATTGCACCATGGATAACTCTACTGGGAAGATGGCTCTATTTCTTCCTGCGGATATCGCAGTAAGAGATGGTGATGGCACTTCAACAGCTTATTTTAAGATTATGGAGACCAATCATTCtggttatattgtcattgattcgAGTTCCCTTAAAGCGTCTTCGTGTCAGCAAGAGGCAGACGCATTCAAGCGATTTCACTTACCTGGGCCTTTCTATTTTTCCATGTCGGATAAATTTGTGGTGGCTGGTTGCAATACAACTGGTAATTACACATACGGGGACCGAAGGGGAGAAGCCAGATGTATCTCTTCATGTTACCCTCAAATTGATCCACCATACTGCCGCTATGGCTGTTGTGAAATTACTGTTCCAGATAATAATTGGAAGATAACATTCACAAGCGAAGGCGAAGGTGATGGAATCTGTGGCTTCTCTACCATAATGGATCCCTCCACCTTCAGGGTAGCCGACAATAAAACCGATCTCTCTTGGGGAGATGTTCAGAAGGCTTATTATGGTCTGCGCTTGAACTGGGGTATCGGCGATATGAATTGCTCAATGGCTGAAGGAACTGAAGATTATTCTTGCTCCACTAACGCAAAATGCCTCGCCTCTCCGTCAAGAAATGGGCACGTATGCGGATGCCTTCCTGGATATAAAGGATCTGGTTACTTTAACGGTACTCGTTGTATAG ACATAGACGAATGCAGTAGTGAAGGGGTCAATATGTGCGTGGGAGTAGAGGATGGAGGAAAATGCACTAATTTGGAAGGTTTCTACAGTTGTTCATGTGCGAAGGGATATATAGGAGACGGCTTTCGCAATGGGACAAGATGTGTATCCAAAATCTCTAACGACCTCAGAACTGCAATCATAG gttctatttcatcattcgtTGGAGTTTCTGTGGTAGCTTCTGGACTATTATGGTGGCGGAGGATACGTCGTTTGGAAAATGCGAGATTGAAGAACTTCGAGGAGAATGGCGGGAAAGAGTTGGAGAATCTGCTCGATTCCATGGGAGGGAAAAAAAGCCTCAAACTGTTTTCTGAAAGAGAGCTGGAAACAGCTTCCAAAAATTATTCAATGATAATAGGGAATGGTGGCTTTGCAACTGTCTACAAAGGAGTTCTTGAGGATCTCACACCCATAGCAAttaaaacacccaaatcaatttCAAAAGAGGAGTTTAAGAACGAAATTGCAATTCTGTCCCATATTAGTCACAGAAATGTAGTGAAATTGTTCGGTTGTTGTTTGCAAACTAAACCCCCATCTGTTGTATATGAATTTGTTCCCAATGGGACAGTGTTTGAGCATCTACATTCCAAAGAAAAGGAATTGTCATGGGAGACAAGGCGCCAGATTGCCATTGAAACCGCAGAAGCCATAGCCTATATACATGATCAAGCCTCTCAACGCATTTTCCATCGGGATATAAAATCTTCAAATATTTTGCTAGACAACACATTCACACCAAAAGTAGCAGACTTCGGTATTTCTCGACTACGTCCTTCAGCTGATGGGCAGTTGAGCACCAGGCATTGCTCTGGCACTCCAGGCTATATGGATCCTGATTTTAAGACTAGCAACAAATTCACAGACAAGAGTGATGTTTTCAGCTTCGGTGTAGTTTTGGTGGAGCTTCTCACTGGTTTGAGGCCGTTGTTGTCTACCGGTAATTTGTATGACTATTTCCTGTCTAAAATAAATGACAAGTGCCTCACTGAAATTTTAGATGTAAAAGTGAAGAACAGGGAAAACCAAGGGCAGATGGAAAGTATGGCAAGCTTAGCACAAGAATGTTTGCGAAAGGAAGCAAAATCAAGGCCGTCGATGAGAGATGTAGTGGATAAACTTTACTGGATAAGATTTGctacaaaagagtctagtgatctAAACCAAGCTGGGCTAAACTGTGATACTTCGCCAAGTACTAGTGATAATTTCAACAGCGTACCAAATTGTCCAACAGCTGCTTCAGATTGTCCCTCTTCGATAAGAATCTCTTCAAAACAGTCGAGGCTTGCGGAGCACACCAATAATCCTACTTGTTACCACAGCCTAACAACTTATCCAGATTGTCCTACAACTAGTTCAAATTGTCCTACAACTAGTTCAGATTGTCCTACCACTCCATTCCTTCAGATTGAGATGTCAGATAAGCATGCTCGATGA